From a single Natronorubrum tibetense GA33 genomic region:
- a CDS encoding ArsR/SmtB family transcription factor, translating to MSETDERLRRYLEDELGECRNDDLQNRLAELDELESVLSEEVVSSDVRTLSALGNETRYRLVRLLVEADEALCVCEITPLVTVSDSAVSHALSNLTEAGLVTKQKEGRWRKYQATSRASALLTVLDGSR from the coding sequence ATGTCAGAAACGGACGAGCGACTCCGTCGCTACCTCGAGGACGAACTCGGCGAGTGTCGCAACGACGACCTCCAGAACCGACTCGCCGAACTCGACGAACTGGAGTCGGTACTCAGTGAGGAGGTCGTTTCGAGCGACGTTCGAACGCTCTCTGCGCTCGGGAACGAGACGCGATACCGACTTGTCCGACTCCTGGTCGAAGCCGACGAGGCGCTGTGCGTCTGTGAAATTACACCGCTTGTTACTGTGAGCGATAGCGCCGTCAGTCACGCGCTTTCCAATCTTACGGAGGCTGGCCTCGTAACCAAACAAAAAGAGGGACGCTGGCGGAAATATCAAGCCACCAGTCGAGCAAGCGCTCTTCTCACTGTTCTCGACGGATCTCGCTGA
- a CDS encoding RidA family protein, translated as MVQSSRETQSGDATVPEAEAVEFEKTSSKSKRQREGVGNGSAYGVRTGESDLLFFEGIVPEESGVVMSEYSIEEQTALCLDRLESLLSARDMTLDDVMKIEVQVTDMDSRAAVDDVYRARFDGTYPPRTTVGVCSLPGNAAVQLDVIAADE; from the coding sequence ATGGTTCAATCAAGTCGGGAAACTCAGTCGGGAGATGCTACAGTTCCCGAAGCTGAGGCGGTCGAGTTCGAAAAAACCAGCAGCAAAAGTAAGCGTCAGCGCGAGGGGGTCGGAAACGGATCGGCGTATGGCGTCCGAACCGGTGAGTCAGACCTACTCTTCTTCGAGGGAATCGTTCCCGAAGAATCGGGTGTTGTCATGAGCGAGTACTCAATTGAAGAGCAGACGGCTCTCTGTCTCGATCGACTCGAATCGCTGCTCTCGGCGCGGGATATGACGCTCGATGACGTGATGAAAATCGAGGTGCAGGTGACCGATATGGACTCTCGAGCGGCCGTCGATGACGTGTATCGGGCTCGATTCGACGGGACGTACCCGCCGCGTACGACCGTTGGCGTCTGCTCACTCCCCGGCAACGCTGCCGTGCAACTCGACGTCATCGCCGCTGATGAATAA
- the arsB gene encoding ACR3 family arsenite efflux transporter, with protein sequence MVAIGWGSVTVSSLEHDHGADCGCPDCGDPRSMDFLDKYLTVWIFLAMGVGVGLGYVAPGVVDPIQDYYLVEIGLIAMMYPPLAKVNYGQLPRVFSAWRVLSLSLIQNWLIGPTLMFLLAVVFFSGLVPPFPAHPEYFLGLIFIGMARCIAMVLVWNDLADGSSEYAAGLVAFNSVFQIITYGVYIWFFALFLPPLLGMDALVAGIGTFDITVTQVFWAIAIFLGLPFAGGILTRLGGVRAKGEEWYEEEFVPTISPVTLIALLFTVVVMFATQGENILVQPTDVVWIAVPLTIYFVIMFLVSFAMGRGIGADYSTTTAIGFTAASNNFELAIAVAVAVFGVGSGVAFATVIGPLIEVPVLLALVNVAIYFQRKFDWAGYETGQLESTKPTTNDATPSKTDDD encoded by the coding sequence ATGGTCGCTATCGGCTGGGGGTCGGTTACGGTGAGCAGCCTCGAGCACGATCACGGGGCGGACTGCGGCTGTCCGGACTGTGGCGATCCACGATCGATGGACTTCCTCGATAAGTATCTCACCGTCTGGATTTTTCTCGCAATGGGAGTCGGCGTTGGCCTCGGCTACGTCGCGCCCGGAGTCGTCGACCCGATCCAGGACTACTACCTCGTCGAGATCGGACTGATCGCAATGATGTACCCGCCGCTGGCGAAAGTCAACTACGGACAACTCCCGCGGGTGTTCAGCGCGTGGCGCGTGCTCAGTTTGAGTCTCATCCAGAACTGGCTCATCGGGCCGACGCTGATGTTCCTGCTGGCGGTGGTTTTCTTCAGCGGGCTCGTCCCACCGTTCCCGGCTCACCCCGAGTACTTTCTCGGGCTGATCTTCATCGGGATGGCTCGCTGCATCGCGATGGTGCTCGTCTGGAACGACCTCGCCGACGGCTCGAGTGAGTACGCTGCCGGCCTTGTCGCGTTCAACAGCGTCTTCCAGATCATCACCTACGGGGTGTATATCTGGTTCTTCGCGCTGTTCCTGCCGCCGCTTTTAGGGATGGACGCGCTGGTTGCCGGCATCGGCACCTTCGACATCACCGTTACCCAGGTGTTCTGGGCGATCGCGATCTTCCTCGGGCTTCCGTTCGCCGGCGGGATCCTCACTCGCCTGGGCGGCGTTCGAGCCAAGGGTGAGGAATGGTACGAAGAGGAGTTCGTTCCGACGATCAGCCCAGTCACGCTGATCGCGCTGCTTTTCACTGTGGTCGTGATGTTCGCCACGCAGGGTGAGAATATCCTCGTCCAGCCGACCGACGTCGTCTGGATCGCCGTGCCGCTGACGATTTACTTCGTCATCATGTTCCTCGTGAGCTTCGCGATGGGCCGTGGCATCGGCGCGGACTACTCGACGACGACGGCTATCGGCTTCACCGCGGCGTCGAACAACTTCGAACTCGCGATCGCCGTCGCCGTCGCCGTCTTCGGCGTCGGCTCCGGTGTCGCGTTCGCGACCGTCATCGGCCCGCTGATCGAAGTACCGGTCCTGTTGGCGCTGGTCAACGTCGCCATCTACTTCCAGAGGAAGTTCGACTGGGCCGGCTACGAGACCGGCCAACTCGAGAGCACGAAGCCGACAACCAACGACGCGACGCCCTCGAAAACGGACGACGACTAA
- a CDS encoding universal stress protein, which produces MTIDTVLIPTDGSDPAENAARRGFDLAAQCTADIHVLSVADSSIATGAGYSGDSRSIRQRLRETATARATSLRDEAAERGLDATAATREGIPAKEIADYADEHDIDTIAIGTSGRGGVARAVVGSVADKVVRTASVPVLTIGPEAADITEGESTVDSILLPTDGSETAIAAARLGLGFAADLEATVHLLTVIDSDRDRVLSTLPGSDAGADIDSDERREGASDVLETLATDARSLGLDVVTETSTGRPADEIVDYAESASIDLIAMGTAGRGGFDRYLLGSVTDEVVRTATVPALTIRANEGE; this is translated from the coding sequence ATGACAATCGACACAGTTCTGATCCCGACCGACGGCAGCGACCCGGCCGAAAACGCGGCTCGACGCGGGTTCGACCTTGCAGCACAGTGTACCGCGGACATCCACGTTCTTTCCGTGGCAGACAGCAGTATCGCCACCGGCGCGGGATACTCGGGAGATTCCCGATCGATTCGCCAACGCCTTCGGGAAACGGCGACCGCTCGAGCGACCTCGCTCAGAGACGAGGCCGCCGAACGCGGACTCGACGCCACTGCCGCGACCCGTGAGGGGATTCCCGCAAAAGAGATCGCCGACTACGCGGACGAACACGATATCGATACCATCGCCATCGGCACGTCCGGACGGGGCGGCGTCGCGCGCGCAGTGGTCGGCAGCGTCGCCGACAAAGTGGTCCGGACCGCATCGGTCCCCGTCCTGACGATCGGTCCCGAAGCGGCGGATATCACCGAGGGCGAATCGACCGTCGATTCGATCCTCCTCCCCACTGACGGCAGCGAGACTGCGATAGCCGCGGCGCGACTGGGTCTCGGGTTCGCGGCCGATCTCGAGGCGACCGTTCACCTCCTCACGGTGATCGACAGCGACCGCGATCGGGTTCTCTCGACGCTCCCGGGATCGGACGCGGGGGCCGACATCGATTCGGACGAGCGCCGTGAGGGGGCAAGCGACGTACTCGAGACGCTCGCAACCGATGCTCGTTCCCTCGGTCTCGACGTCGTCACGGAAACCAGCACCGGCCGGCCGGCCGACGAAATCGTCGACTACGCCGAATCGGCGTCGATCGATCTGATCGCAATGGGGACTGCCGGTCGCGGCGGCTTCGATCGGTACCTCCTCGGAAGCGTGACAGACGAGGTCGTGAGAACGGCGACGGTGCCGGCGTTGACGATCAGAGCGAACGAAGGCGAGTAG
- a CDS encoding ArsR/SmtB family transcription factor yields the protein MTSDDSQRNGPEGCELSIDDDTIASVTDRPLETQVDLFSTLGNETRYRILLLLAEADEPVCGCEIEPHLDVGQSSISQSLSRLRKAGLVSRTKDGRWRYYEPTEIGETLAALVESDVATEPLIAD from the coding sequence ATGACTTCGGACGACAGCCAACGGAACGGGCCGGAGGGGTGTGAGTTGTCCATCGACGACGACACAATCGCCAGCGTAACGGACCGACCGCTCGAAACCCAAGTCGACCTGTTCTCGACGCTTGGCAACGAGACGCGGTACCGGATTCTACTCCTGCTCGCCGAAGCGGACGAGCCGGTCTGTGGCTGTGAAATCGAACCGCACCTCGACGTCGGCCAGAGCAGCATCAGCCAGTCTCTCTCTCGGCTCCGGAAAGCCGGACTGGTCTCGAGGACCAAAGACGGCCGTTGGCGATACTACGAACCGACGGAGATCGGTGAGACGCTCGCTGCACTTGTCGAATCGGACGTCGCCACGGAGCCGTTGATCGCTGACTGA
- a CDS encoding molybdopterin-containing oxidoreductase family protein: MSLDITEKVGKPADGVSRRTVLKSIGLAAAGAGLGGTYYFTDIGSADDPLEYDVEEVSTACWIGKQDCTMRAKVVNDRVVQLRPDPNDEVIDGLCPKGVSTVADLYDPYRIKQPLKRVDGEKGEVGEFEPISWEQAAEEIGEELAPMLEDDPRRVHFQIGRVKGAEWHMDGWVEALEEEYGEGINVRGHGNVCATGNKMALSRMGAGFSSPEPDFHNTEFFLNWGWNATQAGGPHLCNTTYSREMSEGYENGMDIAVLDPQRRGAGQWCDEWLPIEPGTDLAFFLAFNHVLLEEEYIDEWFLTNTTNAPCLVYTEGDNEGEVVRAADVDDLDEESEDPLESDAAILWTEGEVVYDEDADELTVHEETLPDDPHDPTAVGTAALRVDDDLEVDGDEVRPAFELFAESVAEYDPEWAAEITDLPAEQIRRVAEKWGEEARIGSTTTVEVNGERRQVPYRPVSMSLYHVSQQELGPTAMQAGMMPLFLVGAVETVGSSRTGYVNAPDPSSREHVRERAFDPEETLTWEPDAPDLEGTYFHPDANGSYAKVPHVLNNPDEYNLPHDPEDMAVVVCYANPLAGAPNRERTREGYSQYGTVIAVDPEMSDTAAYTADYVLPTTTVDKYENAKDGMSNTHYTSSTRTAPIPQLWECRDEGDIFKDLAAALDVGDNYVDYVNEAFELEDGDAFDDVDELTVEECLDRSPRYGEEYREGPQSEERPLTERYWALMPESDHLDEDVHRTEYSPFGFKWQFYLESFELLGENVREGFEDEYGDDPTEQFPYIQDINGFAQWREPTMWNSPDEYDLTLFDYKQIEHKQSRTAQNPLLNELAPNNYIRMNSRDAAEIGVSDGDRVVVESHNAVTGDTYQLEGDLMVLEGIKPGTIAIPYGNDTHTQHPNVKALDEGANPNDLFDSTEGYCSWSADQSFHIRVTVEPAGGDGA; encoded by the coding sequence ATGAGCCTGGATATTACGGAAAAGGTGGGCAAGCCGGCGGATGGCGTCTCGAGACGCACGGTCCTGAAATCGATCGGCCTCGCCGCCGCCGGGGCGGGTCTCGGCGGAACGTACTACTTTACAGATATCGGGAGCGCGGACGATCCGCTCGAGTACGATGTCGAGGAGGTATCGACCGCGTGCTGGATCGGCAAACAGGACTGTACGATGCGGGCGAAGGTCGTCAACGATCGCGTCGTCCAGCTCAGGCCGGATCCGAACGACGAGGTGATCGATGGACTCTGTCCGAAGGGCGTCTCGACGGTTGCGGACCTCTACGATCCGTACCGTATCAAACAGCCGCTCAAACGAGTCGACGGCGAGAAAGGCGAGGTCGGCGAGTTCGAGCCGATCTCCTGGGAGCAGGCTGCCGAAGAAATCGGCGAGGAACTCGCCCCGATGCTCGAGGACGATCCCCGTCGCGTCCACTTCCAGATCGGTCGCGTCAAAGGCGCGGAGTGGCACATGGACGGCTGGGTCGAAGCCCTCGAGGAGGAGTACGGCGAGGGGATCAACGTGCGCGGCCACGGAAACGTCTGTGCGACGGGGAACAAGATGGCGCTCAGTCGAATGGGTGCCGGCTTCTCGTCGCCAGAACCGGACTTCCACAACACCGAGTTCTTCCTGAACTGGGGCTGGAACGCGACTCAGGCCGGTGGGCCACACCTGTGTAACACGACCTACTCCCGGGAGATGTCCGAGGGGTACGAAAACGGGATGGACATCGCCGTGCTCGACCCGCAGCGACGAGGGGCGGGCCAGTGGTGCGACGAGTGGCTGCCGATCGAACCCGGTACCGATCTTGCCTTTTTCCTCGCGTTCAATCACGTGCTTCTCGAGGAGGAGTACATCGACGAGTGGTTCCTCACGAACACCACGAACGCGCCGTGTCTCGTCTACACCGAGGGCGACAACGAGGGCGAGGTCGTCCGTGCGGCCGACGTCGATGACCTCGACGAAGAGTCGGAGGATCCGCTCGAGTCCGACGCGGCGATCCTCTGGACCGAAGGCGAGGTCGTCTACGACGAGGACGCCGACGAACTCACGGTTCACGAGGAGACCCTGCCGGACGATCCCCACGACCCGACGGCGGTGGGGACGGCCGCGCTGCGCGTCGATGACGACCTCGAGGTCGACGGCGACGAGGTCCGGCCGGCGTTCGAACTGTTCGCGGAGTCCGTCGCAGAGTACGATCCCGAGTGGGCGGCCGAAATCACCGACCTCCCCGCCGAGCAGATCCGACGCGTCGCCGAAAAATGGGGCGAAGAGGCCCGAATCGGCTCGACGACGACGGTCGAGGTAAACGGCGAGCGTCGCCAGGTTCCCTACCGCCCGGTTTCGATGTCGCTGTATCACGTCAGCCAGCAGGAACTGGGGCCGACCGCGATGCAAGCGGGGATGATGCCACTGTTCCTCGTCGGGGCCGTCGAGACGGTCGGAAGCAGCCGAACCGGCTACGTGAACGCGCCGGATCCGTCCTCCCGGGAACACGTTCGTGAGCGAGCGTTCGATCCCGAGGAGACGCTGACCTGGGAGCCCGATGCGCCGGATCTCGAGGGTACCTACTTCCATCCGGACGCGAACGGCTCCTACGCCAAGGTCCCTCACGTGCTGAACAACCCCGACGAGTACAACCTCCCGCACGATCCGGAGGACATGGCCGTCGTCGTCTGTTATGCGAACCCGCTCGCGGGGGCGCCAAACCGAGAGCGGACACGAGAGGGCTACTCCCAGTACGGAACGGTCATCGCGGTCGATCCGGAGATGAGTGATACGGCGGCGTACACCGCCGACTACGTGTTGCCCACGACGACCGTCGACAAGTACGAGAACGCTAAAGACGGGATGAGCAACACCCACTACACGAGTTCGACGCGAACGGCCCCGATCCCGCAGTTGTGGGAGTGTCGCGACGAGGGAGACATCTTCAAGGACCTCGCCGCTGCGCTCGACGTCGGCGACAACTACGTCGACTACGTCAACGAGGCGTTCGAACTCGAGGACGGCGACGCATTCGACGATGTCGACGAACTCACGGTCGAGGAGTGTCTGGATCGGTCACCCAGGTACGGCGAAGAGTACCGCGAGGGTCCTCAAAGCGAGGAACGACCGCTCACCGAGCGCTACTGGGCGCTCATGCCCGAGTCCGACCATCTCGACGAGGACGTCCACCGGACCGAGTACAGCCCCTTCGGGTTCAAGTGGCAGTTCTACCTCGAGTCGTTCGAACTCCTCGGGGAGAACGTCCGCGAGGGCTTCGAGGACGAATACGGCGACGACCCCACCGAGCAGTTCCCGTACATACAGGACATCAACGGGTTCGCACAGTGGCGCGAGCCGACGATGTGGAACTCGCCCGACGAGTACGATCTGACGCTGTTCGACTACAAACAGATCGAACACAAGCAGTCCCGAACCGCACAGAACCCGCTTCTCAACGAACTCGCGCCGAACAACTACATCCGAATGAACTCGCGCGACGCAGCCGAGATCGGCGTCTCCGACGGCGACCGGGTCGTCGTCGAGAGCCACAACGCGGTCACCGGCGACACCTACCAACTCGAGGGCGACCTGATGGTACTCGAGGGGATCAAACCCGGAACGATCGCAATCCCGTACGGCAACGACACCCACACGCAACACCCGAACGT